From the genome of Bacillota bacterium:
ATTACATGCCTCTTGCCATACTCCTCGAAATAGCCCTGCAACCCTGCGGCTGGTTTGCCGCATATATGGGTTCGGCCCTTACATCCGAGATCGATCTCTCCTTCCGTAACCTCGGTGGTTCGGCGGTTCAATATGAATTTATTTCACCCGAAACCGGCGTGCTAACAACCCGAGTTAATTGCACGGGCGTTTCAAGTTCTGGTGGTATGATTATTCAAAATTACAATTATGAGGTACTCAACGGACAGAAGATCGTGTATAAAGGTGATACGTACTTCGGCTTTTTCTCGAAAGAGGCCCTTGCGAACCAGGTAGGCATTCGTGATCCAATAATTTATTTACCACCTCAGGAGGAAATATTTCAGGGAAAGACGTATAAATACCCGACGGAACCGCCTTTCCCCGGCAACATGCTGAGAATGGTGGATCGTATTGAACTGTATATTCGGGACGGTGGACCACAGGGACTCGGGTATGTCAGGGGAACCCTGAAAATAGATCCTAACGCATGGTTTTTCAAAGCCCATTTCTACCAGGATCCAGTTTGTCCGGGTTCACTGGGGCTCGAATCATTCCTCCAGCTCCTGCGCTTCGCGGCAGTTAATCGCTGGGGGACGGCAAGTCAGGAAGTTTCCTTCAGCGTAGTACCAGGACTCAGGCACTACTGGACATATCGGGGGCAGATTATACCGTCGAACAACAGGGTAACTATCGAAGCTTGGGTCACCTCGATAGTTGACCGTCACCAAGTTATGACCGCCGATGGGTTACTCTCGGTGGACGGACGGACGATTTATCAGATGCACGACTTCTCTCTAAGGATGTGGAAATAGATTTATGAAATATTCACAGGTATTTCTTGAATCACTCGGATACGAGCTCCCCCCCATCGTGGTTTCGTCTGCGGTATTCAAGGCGTGCCTTGAACCCCTGTATACGAAACTAAGTTTCCCCGAAAGGCCACTGTTAGCACTCACCAGCATTTCGGAACGCAGATGGTGGGAACCCAACTACCCGCTTTCCGAAGTTGCCATCCTGAGAGCTGAACCTCTGCCCGGCATAAACAGTTTCCATCGAGGAAGGTATGAAACGCCTGAAAAACTGGCTGGATCAAAACAAGTAATACGGGCAGAACACCTACACTAATATCAACTAGAGGAAACACACATGGAAATAAGGCAGAACAGGGTGGACTTCTGGAAAGCCGATCTTACGGTCGATGAATTCACACTCAATACTTACTCCGGCATACTAAGTCCCGAAGAACAGGACCGGGCAGACAGGTTGAAAATTGATGAAGTAAGATACCGCTTCATCACCGCCCGGGGAATCCTGAGACGTATTCTCTCTCTCTACACCGGCAGTGCCCAGGAAACCATCCGTTTTTATTACAACGACAATGGAAAACCCGAACTCCGCCAACTAGGACACAAGGATAAAATCAGGTTCAGTGTCTCCCACACCGGAAATACGCTCCTCATAGCCATTTCCCTCAATAACCGGGTTGGCATCGATATCGAGTTCATGTGGCCGAATCTCAAGTTCGAAAATATGGCAAAACGATATTTCATGCCAAAGGAATACTATGCCCTGATGGAGCTCCCCGACCACGCACGAAGGGAAGCTTTCTACCGTTACTGGACAAGAAAAGAAGCCTATATCAAGGGAAAAGGAGCAGGTCTCTGGCAGCT
Proteins encoded in this window:
- a CDS encoding 4'-phosphopantetheinyl transferase superfamily protein; translation: MEIRQNRVDFWKADLTVDEFTLNTYSGILSPEEQDRADRLKIDEVRYRFITARGILRRILSLYTGSAQETIRFYYNDNGKPELRQLGHKDKIRFSVSHTGNTLLIAISLNNRVGIDIEFMWPNLKFENMAKRYFMPKEYYALMELPDHARREAFYRYWTRKEAYIKGKGAGLWQLINNIEITGTSDGDIQLVTNFKYPEDAGRWHFIDLEPSFTGENHVAAACVENIRPEILYLRYNC